The Rhododendron vialii isolate Sample 1 chromosome 8a, ASM3025357v1 genome has a window encoding:
- the LOC131298107 gene encoding egg cell-secreted protein 1.1-like, producing MAYHQNILPTLLISCFLAFSMAVSRPLDSNPKPTLMARLKLDQETEKGCWDSLFQLQSCTGEVILFFLNGETYLGPGCCSAVRIIEHHCWSSMLGSLGFTSEEGDILRGYCDASESDAGSGSAPPPPQAVVGPNVNMSRNSIP from the coding sequence atggCCTACCATCAGAACATCCTCCCAACACTCCTCATATCATGCTTCCTAGCCTTCTCCATGGCGGTGTCACGACCACTAGACTCGAACCCCAAACCGACCCTCATGGCTCGGCTGAAACTAGACCAAGAAACCGAAAAGGGCTGCTGGGACTCATTGTTTCAGCTGCAGTCCTGCACTGGCGAAGTCATTCTGTTTTTCCTAAACGGGGAGACTTATCTGGGTCCGGGCTGCTGCAGCGCGGTCCGAATCATCGAGCACCACTGCTGGTCTTCTATGCTCGGTTCCCTCGGATTCACTTCCGAAGAAGGGGATATACTTCGCGGATATTGTGATGCCTCTGAGTCTGACGCGGGCTCGGGCTCTGCTCCTCCGCCACCTCAGGCCGTTGTTGGCCCGAATGTGAATATGTCTCGCAACTCGATTCCATAG
- the LOC131298974 gene encoding WAT1-related protein At5g64700, whose amino-acid sequence MKIMEANKAYLAVILIQSIYAGMFLLSKAAFDLGMNTFVFVFYRQAAAAVFLIPLAAAFEWKNAPPLSFVTLCKIFFLSLFGITFSLNIYGVALIYTSASLAAATTNCIPIITFFIALLFGMEMVRLRTSGGIAKVAGLAICLVGVTIIAFYRGPTLKLLVHHHLLGSYHNTIQQHGQVASNSHTTWIKGCFLMLMANIFWGLWLVLQVPVIKSYPSKLVLTALQCLFSAIQSFLIAVALERDPNQWKLEWNVRLLAVVYCGVVVTGVTFYLQAWVIEKKGPVFLAMSQPLAFAFTIFSSAFLFGETISLGSVLGAMVLVGGLYSVLWGKNREHKVEDGICLTTKTPAAEIESSGSNSKEAIVEATKTVPVCIMV is encoded by the exons ATGAAAATTATGGAAGCAAATAAAGCATATTTGGCTGTTATTCTCATACAGTCCATATATGCAGGCATGTTTTTGCTTTCAAAAGCCGCATTTGACCTGGGTATGAACACCTTCGTTTTCGTTTTCTATCGacaagctgctgctgctgttttctTGATTCCTCTGGCTGCTGCCTTCGAATG GAAAAATGCACCACCTCTATCATTCGTAACCTTGTGCAagatcttttttctttctcttttcgg GATTACGTTCAGCTTGAACATATATGGTGTTGCATTGATATATACATCTGCAAGCTTGGCTGCCGCAACTACAAACTGCATTCCGATCATTACTTTCTTCATCGCACTTTTATTCGG GATGGAAATGGTGCGGCTGAGGACAAGTGGTGGGATAGCGAAGGTTGCAGGGTTAGCAATATGCCTTGTTGGTGTCACAATAATTGCCTTCTATAGAGGCCCCACCTTGAAACTCTTGGTGCATCATCACCTCTTGGGATCCTACCATAATACTATACAACAACATGGCCAGGTTGCAAGTAATTCTCACACAACATGGATTAAAGGGTGCTTCCTCATGCTCATGGCCAATATTTTCTGGGGCCTATGGCTTGTATTACAG GTTCCGGTGATAAAAAGTTACCCTTCAAAGCTAGTTCTCACGGCTCTGCAGTGCTTGTTTAGTGCAATTCAGTCTTTCTTGATTGCCGTTGCTTTGGAAAGAGACCCAAATCAGTGGAAGCTGGAATGGAATGTTCGACTCCTGGCTGTGGTTTACTGT GGAGTAGTGGTGACTGGAGTGACATTTTACTTACAAGCATGGGTGATTGAGAAGAAGGGTCCTGTCTTCTTAGCCATGTCCCAACCATTGGCCTTCGCCTTTACTATCTTCAGTTCTGCTTTCCTCTTTGGGGAGACAATTAGTTTGGGAAg TGTTTTAGGAGCAATGGTGTTGGTTGGAGGGCTCTACAGTGTGTTGTGGGGAAAGAATAGAGAGCATAAGGTGGAAGATGGGATTTGTTTAACAACCAAAACCCCTGCTGCGGAGATAGAAAGCTCGGGGTCAAACTCAAAAGAAGCAATAGTAGAGGCGACCAAAACTGTCCCAGTTTGTATTATGGTGTAA
- the LOC131298106 gene encoding uncharacterized protein LOC131298106 — MSGGGGVGELPRKEASVLKGHEGAVLAARFNADGNYCLSCGKDRTIRLWNPHRGILIKTYKAHGREVRDVHCTQDNSKLSSCGGDRQVFYWDVATGRVIRKFRGHDSEVNAVKFNEYASVVVSAGYDRSVRAWDCRSHSTEPIQIIDTFLDSVMSVSLTKSEIIAGSVDGTIRTFDIRIGREISDDLGQPVNCIALSNDGNCILASCLDSTLRLLDRSTGELLQEYKGHTCKSYKMDCLLTNNDACVTGGSEDGIIFFWDLVDASVVSSFRAHASVVTSVSYHPTDSCMISASVDGTIRVWKT, encoded by the exons atgagcGGCGGAGGAGGTGTCGGGGAGCTGCCGAGGAAGGAGGCGAGCGTGCTGAAGGGGCACGAGGGGGCAGTGTTGGCGGCGAGGTTTAACGCCGACGGAAATTATTGCCTGAGCTGCGGCAAGGACCGTACCATACGCCTCTGGAATCCCCACCGCGGGATACTCATCAAGACCTATAAAGCCCACGGCCGTGAAGTCCGCGACGTCCACTGCACGCA GGATAACTCTAAACTATCTTCTTGTGGAGGTGATCGTCAAGTCTTTTATTGGGATGTAGCAACTGGACGAGTAATTCGAAAATTCCGCGGTCATGACAGTGAG GTGAATGCTGTAAAGTTCAATGAATATGCGTCTGTTGTAGTTTCGGCAGGGTATGATCGTTCAGTGCGGGCTTGGGATTGTAGATCTCATAGCACTGAGCCAATTCAG ATCATTGACACTTTTCTAGATAGTGTTATGTCTGTTAGTCTAACAAAAAGTGAAATCATTGCTGGAAGTGTTGACGGAACCATTCGAACGTTTGACATTCGAATTGGTAG AGAAATATCTGACGACTTGGGGCAACCCGTGAATTGTATCGCTCTTTCCAATGATGGTAACTGCATATTGGCCAGTTGCCTGGATTCTACGCTACGTCTTCTGGACAG GTCTACTGGTGAACTGTTACAAGAGTATAAAGGGCATACTTGCAAG TCGTACAAGATGGATTGCTTGCTTACAAACAATGATGCCTGTGTAACTGGAGGATCAGAAGATGgcattattttcttttgggatCTAGTAGATGCATCTGTAGTATCCAGTTTCCGTGCTCATGCCTCGGTG
- the LOC131298140 gene encoding probable mannitol dehydrogenase encodes MAKSSEAVGWAARDPSGILSPFKFPRRGNGDDDVTVKVMYCGVCHSDLHTLKNEWGFTMYPIVPGHEIVGVVTETGKNVEKFKVGDRVGVGVIVDSCRTCDICHQDLENYCPKVIFTYNSIHPDGTKTQGGYSDVMVVDQGYVLRFPDNLPPDAGAPLICAGITVYSPMQYYGMTEPGKHLGVVGLGGLGHLAVKFGKAFGLKVTLISTSPKKEAEAINKLGADSFLLSTDPSKMKDAMGTMDYIIDTVSAVHPLAPLLGLLKLNGKLVNVGLPDKPLELPMFPICLGRKLVGGSNIGGIKETQEMLDFCAEHNIVSDIELIRMGDINAAMERLAKSDVKYRFVIDVGNSSL; translated from the exons atggcgaaATCATCCGAAGCTGTTGGTTGGGCTGCTAGAGATCCCTCTGGGATCCTCTCTCCGTTCAAATTCCCTCGCAG AGGAAACGGAGATGATGATGTGACGGTTAAAGTAATGTACTGTGGGGTGTGCCACTCTGATTTGCATACTCTGAAAAATGAATGGGGGTTCACAATGTACCCTATTGTTCCAGG GCATGAAATTGTAGGTGTTGTAACTGAAACTGGGAAGAATGTTGAGAAATTCAAAGTTGGTGACAGAGTTGGTGTTGGGGTGATTGTTGATTCCTGCAGAACATGTGACATCTGCCATCAAGACTTGGAAAATTACTGCCCAAAAGTGATATTTACATATAACTCGATTCACCCTGATGGAACAAAAACTCAAGGTGGTTACTCTGATGTAATGGTGGTGGACCAGGGCTATGTGCTTCGTTTTCCTGATAACCTGCCCCCTGATGCTGGTGCACCACTCATTTGTGCTGGGATCACAGTTTACAGCCCAATGCAATATTATGGAATGACTGAGCCTGGGAAGCACTTGGGAGTGGTGGGACTCGGTGGGCTTGGTCATCTCGCTGTCAAGTTCGGTAAGGCCTTCGGGTTGAAAGTCACTCTGATAAGTACCTCACCAAAGAAGGAGGCGGAGGCCATCAACAAACTCGGTGCTGATTCTTTCCTTCTTAGCACTGATCCTTCAAAAATGAAG GATGCTATGGGTACCATGGACTACATCATTGATACAGTTTCAGCTGTTCATCCCTTGGCTCCATTGCTTGGCCTGTTGAAGCTGAATGGGAAACTTGTTAATGTCGGCCTGCCTGATAAGCCCTTAGAGCTGCCTATGTTCCCAATATGTTTGG GGAGGAAGCTTGTTGGGGGAAGCAACATTGGTGGAATTAAAGAGACACAGGAGATGCTTGACTTTTGCGCGGAGCACAACATAGTATCAGACATTGAGCTGATTCGCATGGGCGACATCAATGCAGCTATGGAACGGCTGGCCAAATCTGACGTCAAGTACCGGTTTGTGATTGATGTGGGAAACTCCTCCTTGTAG